One segment of Stomatobaculum sp. F0698 DNA contains the following:
- a CDS encoding MptD family putative ECF transporter S component: MTSETNRRKQKLTVKDLITVGVFSAIILICISLSGGPFAMFPALTFYFPVGAALLAGPVYLLLVAKVPKPGPIFIAGLMMAIFCYVTGMHIGMSIGYLAGSALADLVARTGRYRNIKINILSYILFCLGGTGSYLAYFINPQAWVSRMSEKGTPQEYLDTMAATVNQRILITMLAGTVLVALFSCFVGSQLLKKQFEKAGITA; this comes from the coding sequence ATGACAAGCGAAACAAACCGCAGGAAACAGAAACTTACAGTCAAGGATCTCATTACAGTCGGTGTCTTTTCCGCCATTATATTGATATGTATTTCCTTGAGCGGGGGGCCCTTTGCAATGTTCCCGGCCCTGACCTTTTATTTTCCGGTAGGCGCGGCACTTCTCGCCGGACCTGTATATCTTTTACTGGTTGCAAAAGTGCCAAAACCCGGACCGATTTTTATTGCGGGGCTGATGATGGCAATCTTCTGCTATGTGACCGGCATGCATATCGGCATGAGCATCGGCTATCTGGCCGGAAGCGCATTGGCCGATCTTGTAGCAAGGACCGGACGCTATCGAAATATAAAAATCAACATTCTCTCCTATATTCTTTTCTGCCTCGGCGGAACCGGGTCCTATCTTGCATATTTCATCAATCCGCAAGCCTGGGTAAGCAGGATGTCGGAAAAGGGCACACCGCAGGAATACCTGGATACAATGGCGGCAACCGTCAACCAGCGGATTTTGATAACCATGTTGGCAGGCACTGTTTTAGTCGCCCTTTTCAGCTGTTTTGTCGGCAGTCAACTGTTAAAGAAGCAATTTGAAAAAGCGGGGATCACGGCATGA
- a CDS encoding ABC transporter ATP-binding protein: MITFQHVSFSYDSHRAQANIHRTESLHDINLTVNDGECVLLCGKSGCGKTTLTRLVNGLIPNIYPGKLTGNVLLNGQNLSELPMYEIASLVGSVFQNPRTQFFNVDTDSEIAFGVENQALPREQIAQKVAAAAKILEIETLRGRNIFSLSGGEKQKVAFASVYAMNPMVYLLDEPSSNLDMETVDALRTHLKELKSQGKTILIVEHRLYYLMDIVDRILVLDEGQITKNYSAKEFLTLTDKERRMMGLRTTDLRKELPELIAKKEQENSLELKNVSLFYRKETLMRNISAKFSRGEVIALVGKNGTGKTTFSRALCGLHQEIKGDYFRDGKIISTKKRQRISYMVMQDVNFQLFAESVEAECSFGIRNPNAALIAETMDTLNLTPFAEQHPGTLSGGQKQRLAVAVGQVCKKELIVFDEPTSGLDYEGMTSVAKIIRNLSEQGKIIFVVTHDYEFLCRTCSRILVFSDGEISDDLKFRADNKAQIEQLFFSAVETNKGGDLFE, encoded by the coding sequence ATGATTACGTTTCAGCATGTATCTTTTTCATATGACTCACACAGAGCGCAGGCGAATATACATAGAACAGAGAGTTTGCATGACATCAATTTGACAGTGAATGACGGAGAATGCGTCCTTCTCTGCGGGAAAAGCGGCTGCGGAAAAACCACCTTGACGCGCCTTGTGAACGGGCTTATCCCAAATATCTATCCCGGGAAGCTGACCGGGAATGTTCTGCTTAACGGACAGAACCTTTCGGAACTTCCGATGTACGAAATCGCATCTCTTGTCGGTTCGGTGTTTCAAAATCCAAGGACACAGTTCTTCAATGTGGATACAGACAGCGAGATTGCATTTGGGGTGGAAAACCAGGCCTTGCCCAGGGAACAGATTGCGCAAAAAGTGGCTGCCGCCGCAAAGATTCTGGAGATTGAAACTCTGCGCGGAAGGAATATTTTCTCTCTTTCGGGCGGAGAAAAGCAGAAGGTTGCTTTTGCCTCTGTATATGCCATGAATCCCATGGTTTATCTTTTGGATGAACCATCCTCCAATCTGGATATGGAGACAGTTGATGCTTTAAGAACTCATCTCAAAGAGCTTAAGTCTCAGGGAAAAACCATTCTGATTGTCGAACACCGCCTCTATTACCTGATGGATATCGTTGACCGAATCCTTGTATTGGATGAAGGGCAGATAACAAAAAATTACTCTGCCAAAGAATTCCTGACCTTAACAGACAAAGAACGCCGAATGATGGGGCTCCGAACCACCGACCTGCGAAAAGAGCTTCCCGAGCTAATTGCGAAGAAAGAACAGGAAAACAGTCTGGAGCTCAAAAATGTTTCCCTGTTCTACAGGAAAGAAACTTTGATGAGAAATATCAGCGCAAAATTTTCACGGGGCGAGGTAATTGCACTTGTCGGGAAAAACGGAACCGGTAAAACGACCTTTTCGCGAGCCCTCTGCGGATTGCATCAAGAAATCAAAGGAGATTATTTCCGGGATGGCAAAATCATCTCAACAAAAAAACGGCAGAGAATCTCCTATATGGTCATGCAGGATGTGAATTTTCAACTTTTTGCAGAGAGCGTGGAAGCAGAATGCTCCTTCGGCATTCGTAACCCGAATGCAGCTCTGATCGCAGAAACGATGGACACGCTGAATCTGACCCCCTTTGCCGAACAGCATCCCGGTACGCTTTCCGGCGGACAAAAGCAAAGACTGGCCGTCGCTGTGGGACAGGTCTGTAAAAAAGAACTGATTGTCTTTGATGAACCCACCAGCGGATTGGATTATGAGGGCATGACAAGCGTCGCCAAAATAATCCGCAACCTCTCCGAACAGGGGAAAATCATATTTGTTGTGACACACGATTATGAATTTCTTTGCAGGACATGTAGCCGCATACTTGTTTTTTCCGACGGTGAAATCAGCGACGATTTAAAATTCCGAGCGGATAACAAAGCACAGATAGAGCAATTATTCTTTTCTGCCGTGGAGACAAATAAAGGAGGTGATCTGTTTGAATAA
- a CDS encoding energy-coupling factor transporter transmembrane component T, whose translation MIQSANTESRHGLSFDPRTKIILLILCVISAMIAPSLSYENLLVFAITIFGCASGKVRKSLVPAAFYGVFYLLTTRIMSLEKGLFYTVFTSWLGLFYTVYPCAFLANIILSTTKVSEFLTAMNKAHIPKQVIIPLAIMLRYIPTVCEDWGYIKDAMRLRDVTPSLFGFLKNPVMTVECLYVPLLMAASNTADELSAAAVTRGIENPTPRTCLLEIQFRRQDRIAIVLAACIFVLGLIWERIVSP comes from the coding sequence ATGATACAAAGTGCGAACACAGAAAGCCGTCACGGGCTGTCGTTTGATCCCCGCACAAAAATCATTCTGCTGATTCTATGCGTGATTTCAGCGATGATTGCGCCCTCTCTTTCCTATGAGAACTTACTCGTTTTTGCGATTACCATATTCGGGTGCGCAAGCGGGAAAGTCCGAAAGTCACTTGTCCCGGCGGCATTTTACGGCGTCTTTTACCTGCTGACAACACGAATTATGTCACTTGAAAAAGGCCTGTTTTACACCGTATTCACATCCTGGCTCGGCTTATTTTATACGGTCTACCCCTGTGCTTTTCTGGCAAACATTATTCTTTCCACGACGAAGGTCAGTGAATTCCTGACCGCGATGAACAAGGCACATATTCCCAAGCAGGTGATTATTCCGTTGGCAATCATGCTTCGGTACATTCCCACAGTTTGTGAGGACTGGGGGTATATCAAGGACGCCATGCGGCTCAGAGATGTAACCCCCTCCTTGTTCGGCTTTCTGAAAAATCCGGTTATGACGGTGGAATGTCTCTATGTCCCCTTGCTGATGGCAGCTTCCAATACAGCAGATGAACTCTCTGCCGCCGCAGTGACTCGCGGAATAGAGAATCCAACGCCACGCACCTGCCTTCTTGAGATACAGTTTCGGAGACAAGACCGGATTGCCATCGTTCTTGCTGCTTGCATTTTTGTGTTGGGTCTTATTTGGGAAAGGATTGTGTCACCATGA
- a CDS encoding glycoside hydrolase family 2 TIM barrel-domain containing protein codes for MIVPHYYEDLDVLHEGTCLDRAYYIPASRRMDDLVEEREKSDRFQLLNGKWKFRYFESIYDLKESFYREDYGAEDFEEVQVPEVWQNYGYDRYQYTNIRYPFAADPPYVPQENPCGAYIRRFQYQKDANAPRAFLEFEGVDSCFYVWLNGRYLGYSQVSHALSEFEVTDALCEGENVLAVLVLKWCDGSYLEDQDKFRMSGIFRDVYLLKRPEQGIFDYFINTEPKGETAILRIRASYLDGAVPITATLLDAEDEQISCVTFEHKAEWELQNPILWNSESPYLYTLILETQDEVITERVGIREIHIEGNVVYINGRPVKFRGVNRHDCNPVTGPVISVAQMKQDLELIKQNNFNAIRTSHYPNQPMFYQLCDQYGFFVIDEADNESHGPWNLYYREDTDGERAARWNEMISDNPLFNEATLDRTRKLVERDKNRPSVIVWSMGNEGGYGCTFERALEWTKAYDPSRLTHYESAYYRGRARKYDYSKIDLYSRMYPSFEQVLEYVEGMADKPYLMCEYCHSMGNGAGDYEDYFELIEQYDCICGGFVWEWCDHAIYKGKSENGKPMYWYGGDHGEYPHDGNFCMDGLVYPDRRPHSGLKEVKNVQRPLRVLSYDRSTAVLVLKNELNFTDVKGYLDIVYELSCDGRRVSSGRIAADELPSIAPHETGELILPLNIPEDGRVFLKFSYRLKKANALCPMGHDLGFDELWLANTDSRNQDVCAFEQAEQVRNAAAAALSVEENERQLLIFGEGFCYTYNKLQGVFEQMRLGEKALFDRPMELNIWRAPIDNDMYIKAEWQKAMYDRAFSRSYSTEYTLNAKELVIHGKLAILAVTVQRIMNIDVTWKVSASGKVSVHMDVERNPEFPELPRFGLRLFLPANMHALHYFGLGPEESYVDKRRAASHGIYRAEICDLHEDYLRPQENGSHDDCDYVVLKGEGLKLRVYGSSSFSFNASNYTQEELTEKKHNYELEPCGSTVLCLDKKQNGIGSNSCGPRPKEKYRFVDSGFSFDLSMVPEEG; via the coding sequence ATGATTGTTCCGCACTATTATGAGGACTTGGATGTATTACACGAGGGTACCTGTCTGGACCGAGCCTATTACATTCCGGCTTCTCGGAGAATGGATGATTTGGTTGAAGAGAGAGAGAAATCAGATCGTTTCCAACTCTTAAACGGCAAGTGGAAGTTTCGTTATTTTGAGAGCATCTACGACCTAAAAGAGAGTTTTTATCGCGAGGATTATGGGGCGGAAGACTTTGAAGAGGTTCAGGTGCCCGAGGTATGGCAGAACTACGGCTATGACCGGTATCAGTACACCAACATTCGCTATCCCTTTGCGGCAGATCCGCCCTATGTTCCGCAGGAGAATCCTTGCGGCGCTTATATCCGCCGCTTTCAATATCAAAAGGATGCAAATGCCCCGAGAGCCTTCCTCGAGTTTGAAGGGGTGGACTCCTGCTTTTACGTCTGGCTGAATGGACGCTACTTGGGATACAGTCAGGTATCACATGCACTGAGTGAGTTCGAAGTGACAGATGCGCTTTGCGAGGGGGAAAATGTACTTGCTGTCCTTGTCTTAAAGTGGTGTGATGGAAGTTATCTGGAAGATCAGGATAAGTTCCGGATGAGCGGCATCTTTCGTGATGTCTATCTTTTGAAGCGGCCGGAGCAGGGAATCTTTGACTATTTTATCAATACCGAGCCCAAGGGTGAGACGGCAATCCTTCGTATCAGGGCTAGTTATCTGGATGGTGCGGTGCCGATTACCGCGACCCTTTTGGACGCGGAGGATGAGCAGATAAGTTGCGTTACATTTGAACACAAGGCGGAATGGGAGCTGCAAAATCCGATACTCTGGAACAGTGAGAGCCCTTATCTCTATACCCTGATTTTGGAAACGCAGGATGAGGTTATTACAGAGCGGGTCGGAATTCGCGAGATTCATATCGAAGGCAATGTTGTATACATTAACGGTCGTCCGGTGAAGTTTCGCGGCGTGAATCGCCATGACTGCAATCCGGTGACCGGTCCGGTGATTTCCGTCGCACAGATGAAACAGGATTTGGAACTGATAAAGCAGAACAATTTTAATGCAATTCGAACCAGCCATTATCCGAATCAGCCGATGTTCTATCAGCTCTGTGACCAATACGGTTTTTTTGTCATTGATGAAGCGGACAATGAGAGCCATGGTCCGTGGAACCTCTATTACCGAGAGGATACGGATGGAGAGCGCGCAGCCCGTTGGAATGAAATGATTTCCGACAACCCCCTATTCAATGAGGCGACGCTTGACCGTACACGCAAACTTGTGGAACGCGATAAAAACCGTCCCTCTGTCATTGTCTGGTCCATGGGGAATGAGGGAGGTTATGGCTGTACCTTTGAGAGAGCCTTGGAATGGACCAAGGCGTATGACCCGAGTCGTCTGACTCATTATGAGAGTGCATATTACCGGGGCCGGGCGCGAAAGTATGACTATTCCAAGATAGACCTCTACAGTCGCATGTATCCGTCCTTTGAGCAGGTGCTGGAGTATGTTGAGGGGATGGCTGACAAACCTTATCTGATGTGTGAGTACTGCCACTCAATGGGAAATGGAGCAGGTGATTACGAGGACTACTTTGAGCTGATTGAGCAATACGATTGCATCTGCGGTGGCTTTGTCTGGGAGTGGTGCGACCACGCGATTTACAAGGGCAAGTCTGAAAACGGAAAGCCCATGTATTGGTATGGCGGAGATCACGGGGAGTATCCGCATGATGGCAATTTTTGCATGGACGGACTGGTATACCCAGACCGTAGGCCGCACAGTGGTTTGAAAGAAGTGAAAAACGTACAGCGCCCGCTTCGAGTTCTTTCTTATGACCGCAGTACGGCAGTTCTGGTTCTGAAGAATGAGCTGAATTTCACAGATGTGAAGGGGTATTTGGACATTGTTTATGAATTGAGCTGCGACGGTCGACGCGTGAGTTCGGGACGCATTGCGGCGGATGAACTGCCGTCGATTGCGCCGCATGAGACGGGAGAACTTATCTTGCCGTTGAATATCCCTGAGGATGGACGCGTTTTTCTGAAATTCAGCTATCGCCTGAAAAAGGCGAATGCGCTCTGCCCGATGGGACATGATTTGGGGTTTGATGAGCTTTGGCTTGCAAATACCGACAGCCGAAATCAAGACGTCTGTGCCTTCGAGCAGGCGGAGCAAGTTCGGAATGCAGCAGCGGCGGCGTTGTCTGTAGAAGAGAATGAAAGGCAACTGCTGATTTTCGGTGAGGGATTTTGCTATACCTACAATAAGCTTCAAGGCGTGTTTGAGCAGATGAGACTCGGAGAAAAGGCACTCTTTGATCGGCCGATGGAGCTGAACATTTGGAGAGCGCCGATCGATAACGATATGTACATCAAAGCAGAGTGGCAAAAGGCGATGTATGACAGGGCGTTCAGTCGGTCGTATTCAACGGAGTATACGCTGAATGCGAAGGAGCTGGTTATTCACGGGAAGCTTGCCATCTTAGCAGTGACAGTGCAGCGCATCATGAATATTGATGTAACTTGGAAGGTCTCCGCGAGCGGTAAGGTTTCGGTACATATGGATGTGGAACGCAATCCGGAATTTCCGGAACTTCCGCGTTTCGGCCTGCGTCTCTTTCTACCCGCAAATATGCATGCGCTTCATTACTTTGGACTCGGACCGGAAGAAAGCTATGTAGACAAGAGAAGGGCAGCTTCGCACGGCATTTATCGCGCAGAGATTTGTGACTTACATGAGGATTACCTGAGGCCGCAGGAAAACGGAAGCCATGACGATTGCGACTATGTTGTGCTGAAAGGCGAAGGCTTAAAACTGCGTGTTTATGGATCATCAAGCTTTTCTTTCAATGCCTCGAACTACACGCAGGAGGAGTTGACGGAAAAGAAGCACAACTACGAACTGGAGCCTTGCGGAAGCACAGTGCTCTGCCTCGACAAGAAGCAGAACGGAATCGGATCGAACAGTTGCGGACCACGCCCGAAGGAAAAATACAGATTCGTGGATTCTGGTTTCAGTTTTGATTTGAGCATGGTGCCGGAAGAAGGCTAA
- a CDS encoding AraC family transcriptional regulator: MEVNEFYREWLTRSGFVESKSTHNFSPAGKVYLAPKGVACGYYWVYGEKDLFDIKIHDFYFFEDHLISLTTPECLSITYYDSVSGEELTPYRRLTAGCVKTFHGGNGVYQSMMHKNIPIRSVGIEVFPAYYEKYLRESYPDDYIPPQEAFSRVGQTLDFPEMSQLLRQVWEYRGEGIPAKLFYEAKVAEAVSLVYERGKNSKDDSCARISKQDMDALSNVASYISDHFNSELPLEMLARIACMGTTKLKTFFKQTYHCTISEYIQQRRMRHAEMLLTSTDLAIEQVALAVGYSNAGRFAANFKTNTGLFPSEYRKMAHRKYDGSLG, from the coding sequence ATGGAAGTCAACGAATTTTACAGAGAATGGCTTACCCGCAGCGGTTTTGTTGAAAGTAAGTCAACACACAACTTCAGCCCTGCCGGAAAAGTGTACCTCGCTCCAAAGGGCGTAGCCTGCGGATATTACTGGGTCTACGGAGAAAAAGATTTGTTTGATATTAAAATCCATGATTTCTATTTTTTTGAGGATCATTTGATATCCCTGACTACGCCGGAGTGTTTAAGTATCACCTACTATGACTCTGTGTCCGGGGAGGAGTTGACCCCTTACCGACGCTTAACTGCGGGGTGTGTCAAAACTTTTCACGGAGGGAATGGGGTATATCAATCTATGATGCATAAGAATATTCCGATTCGTTCCGTGGGAATTGAAGTATTTCCCGCATATTATGAAAAATATCTGCGGGAAAGCTACCCGGATGACTACATTCCTCCGCAGGAGGCATTCAGTCGCGTTGGGCAAACACTCGACTTCCCGGAAATGTCACAGCTTTTGCGTCAGGTTTGGGAGTATAGAGGAGAGGGCATACCGGCAAAGTTGTTTTATGAGGCCAAGGTTGCGGAAGCTGTCTCTCTTGTTTATGAACGTGGAAAGAACAGCAAAGATGATAGTTGCGCAAGAATATCTAAACAGGATATGGATGCCTTGAGCAATGTTGCTTCATACATCAGTGATCATTTCAACTCGGAGCTCCCGCTGGAAATGCTTGCACGAATCGCCTGTATGGGCACCACAAAATTGAAGACCTTTTTTAAGCAAACCTATCACTGTACGATTTCCGAATACATCCAACAGCGACGCATGCGTCACGCGGAAATGCTCTTGACATCGACCGACCTTGCAATCGAGCAGGTTGCTTTGGCTGTCGGGTATTCCAATGCCGGAAGATTTGCGGCAAATTTCAAAACCAATACAGGGCTGTTTCCATCGGAATATCGCAAAATGGCACATAGGAAATACGATGGTTCTCTCGGATAA